The following proteins are encoded in a genomic region of Mycolicibacterium rutilum:
- a CDS encoding haloalkane dehalogenase, whose product MPGAKPYGQLQYQEINGKRMAYIDEGHGDAIVFQHGNPSSSYLWRNVMPHLEGLGRLVACDLIGMGGSDKLDDPGPDSYHYHENRDYLFALWDALDLGDRVILVLHDWGGALGFDWANQHRDRVAGIVHMETVSVPMEWDDFPDEVAQMFRGFRSPEGEAMVLENNVFIEGVLPSIVMRPLSDEEMDYYRRPFLNPGEDRRPTLSWPRDVPLAGEPAEVVRVIEEFDAWLATSDVPKLFVRAEPGVIQGKQRILDIVRSWPNQTEITVPGTHFLQEDSADEIGSAIASFVRAIR is encoded by the coding sequence ATGCCCGGAGCCAAGCCGTACGGCCAGCTGCAGTATCAGGAGATCAACGGCAAGCGGATGGCCTATATCGACGAGGGCCACGGCGATGCCATCGTGTTCCAGCACGGCAACCCGAGCTCGTCGTACCTGTGGCGCAACGTGATGCCGCATCTGGAGGGGCTCGGCCGGCTCGTCGCGTGCGACCTGATCGGCATGGGCGGTTCGGACAAATTGGATGATCCCGGCCCAGACAGCTATCACTACCACGAGAACCGCGACTACCTGTTCGCGCTCTGGGACGCACTCGATCTCGGTGACCGCGTCATCCTCGTCCTGCACGACTGGGGTGGAGCCCTGGGATTCGACTGGGCCAACCAGCACCGCGACCGCGTCGCCGGCATCGTGCACATGGAAACCGTGTCGGTGCCGATGGAATGGGATGACTTTCCCGACGAGGTCGCGCAGATGTTCCGCGGTTTCCGCTCCCCGGAAGGGGAGGCGATGGTGTTGGAGAACAACGTCTTCATCGAGGGCGTGCTGCCGTCCATCGTGATGCGCCCGCTCAGCGACGAAGAGATGGACTACTACCGCCGGCCGTTTCTCAACCCCGGCGAGGACCGGCGGCCCACGCTGTCGTGGCCGCGCGATGTCCCGCTGGCCGGTGAACCCGCCGAGGTGGTCAGGGTCATCGAGGAGTTCGACGCCTGGCTGGCCACCAGCGATGTGCCGAAGCTGTTCGTCCGCGCGGAGCCCGGCGTGATCCAGGGCAAGCAACGCATCCTCGACATCGTGCGCAGCTGGCCCAACCAGACCGAGATCACCGTGCCGGGAACGCATTTCCTGCAGGAGGACAGCGCCGACGAGATCGGCAGCGCTATCGCGTCATTCGTGCGGGCGATCCGCTGA
- a CDS encoding VOC family protein, producing MITVDEISVADPADAWRRAGFTVDADDVCRVGGVRIRLAGPGSGITGWALRGARGPELDGIATTVSDAPVAEPAEHANGVVAIDHVVVLSPDLARTVASFGAAGAEPRRERDTELGGRPMRQIFFRFGEVIVEVVGAPDVAGDGPSSLWGITYVVADIDATAAYFADRTAPVKAAVQSGRRITTLRHRDLGMSVRTAMISAPIL from the coding sequence GTGATCACCGTCGACGAGATCTCGGTCGCCGATCCGGCGGATGCGTGGCGGCGCGCGGGTTTCACCGTCGACGCCGACGACGTGTGCCGGGTCGGTGGTGTCCGGATCCGGTTGGCCGGACCCGGGTCCGGGATCACCGGATGGGCGCTGCGCGGCGCGCGGGGGCCGGAGCTCGACGGCATTGCGACGACGGTGTCCGACGCGCCCGTGGCAGAACCTGCCGAGCATGCGAACGGCGTCGTCGCAATCGATCACGTCGTGGTGCTCTCCCCCGACCTGGCGCGGACGGTCGCATCGTTCGGGGCGGCCGGCGCGGAGCCGCGCCGGGAACGCGACACCGAGCTGGGCGGCCGGCCGATGCGCCAGATCTTCTTCCGGTTCGGCGAGGTGATCGTCGAGGTCGTCGGCGCTCCGGACGTGGCAGGTGACGGGCCGTCGTCGCTGTGGGGCATCACGTACGTCGTCGCCGACATCGACGCCACCGCAGCCTATTTCGCCGACCGCACGGCGCCGGTCAAGGCCGCGGTACAGTCGGGACGACGGATCACGACGCTGCGGCACCGGGACCTCGGCATGTCGGTCCGGACGGCGATGATCTCGGCGCCTATCCTCTGA
- the rnhA gene encoding ribonuclease HI, whose amino-acid sequence MSDDPVVIHTDGGCRPNPGPGGWGAVLRQREHVREMFGGEAGATSNNRMELTAPIMALEALTRPVSVHLYTDSTYVRNGITKWVFGWERNGWLTAAKQPVKNADLWRRLQIACARHRVEWFWVKGHSGIADNELADQLATRGLQEALSGSPARMTR is encoded by the coding sequence GTGAGCGACGATCCCGTGGTCATCCACACCGACGGCGGCTGCCGCCCCAATCCGGGTCCCGGCGGTTGGGGTGCGGTGCTGCGCCAGCGTGAGCATGTCCGCGAGATGTTCGGCGGCGAGGCGGGCGCGACGAGCAACAACCGCATGGAGCTGACCGCGCCGATCATGGCGCTCGAGGCGCTCACCCGCCCGGTCTCGGTGCACCTGTACACCGACAGCACCTACGTGCGCAACGGCATCACCAAGTGGGTGTTCGGCTGGGAACGCAACGGGTGGCTGACCGCGGCCAAGCAGCCGGTGAAGAACGCCGACCTGTGGCGGCGGCTGCAGATCGCGTGCGCACGCCACCGCGTCGAGTGGTTCTGGGTCAAGGGCCACTCGGGGATCGCCGACAACGAACTGGCCGACCAATTGGCGACGCGGGGTCTGCAGGAGGCGCTCAGCGGATCGCCCGCACGAATGACGCGATAG